The Aquila chrysaetos chrysaetos chromosome 11, bAquChr1.4, whole genome shotgun sequence sequence TGGAGATGAGGTGGTGTGTGAAGCTGTACCCTGAGCCAGGTTTGGGGATCGGCgtgtggggcgggggggtgagCTTCTTCCCCTTGGGGGGTTTGTGCATGCCAGGAGGTAGTAGTAAGAGCATGCTGCTGTTTCTGGGTTCCCCCTCCGCATCAAAGTCCTCCTCACTGGAGGTGCTCTGGGTCGCTCTCTGCCACCTCGACGTCCCTCACCTGCGCCCATCTCGGTCAGGCTGGCTCGGCCCCAGGCGCTGAGCTCTGGTTTTCTGGTCCCCTGCACAGGTCAGGCCATGGGCGGCACGATCAGCGCCGTCGCCTCCTTGATAGACCTGGCGGCAGCGGCCGATGTTACGGACAGCGCCCTGGCCTACTTCCTCACCGCCGACATCTTCATCGTCATCTGTGTCACGGTGtacctcctccttcccaggctggAATACTCCAGGTGTGGGCACCAGCCTGCCGTGGGCATCCCACAAGCACGGGTTGGGAGGATTTGCCGCTGTCGATGCCGAGCGGGGTTGCTGGGGGGGACCCACGGGATGCTTGCTGTGCCGGTCCCTGCCCCGTTCACCCCCCGGCATCCCACCCGGCACCCCGCGCGCTCCGTCTCCGGCGCTGTGCCGCCGCTGGCCAAACTTCCCCATTTGTCCGAAACCACAGACTGAAACTGGGCGCCCGCCCCGGCGTGTGCTGAGTTTCTGGCAAGCCTCCCcggggggggagaggggtgcTGACGCCGGGGCTTCCAAAACGCGTGAAGTCAGCGGAAAGCTGTAACCTGGAAGCAGCCAGCCAGGTGGGTCCCTGTAGGGCGTCCGTATCCGCAACATCGTGCGCTGATGTGCGTGACCCGTTGGTCTCGTCGGTGCTTGCGACACCTGAAACCACCTGGCCCCCCCAAACGCCTGCGTGCAGTAGGTCCCCCGCTGTGAACCGCCGAGGGTGTAAAGGAATCCCTGCCGCGGGGAAGACGGGGTGGTGGGTCCCTGAGGGTCACCTCTGCGTACGAGGCGGGAGCTGGAGGTGTGACGGGGTCTCTGCCACCGCCTTTGGTGGACGTCCGTGCGTCACCAActtctttcctgctctctctccGAATCTGAGTTTGTGGTTCCCCGCTCCCTGCCACGCTTGGCTAATaatcttcctccttctccttttccaggtATTACATGAGCAGCCAGAAGGAGAGCCCGTCTCTGGCCACCGTGCCACCCGGCAGCTCGGTGGAGAACGAGGCAGAGCCAGGAGGCACCGCAAATACACCCTTCCTTGCAAAAAGCACTGGCATCCCCCCGCTCCGCCCCATCCTGCAGAAGACCGGCCTCCTCGGCTTCTGCCTCTTCTATGTCTTCTTCATCTCCATCAtcatcttcccttctctctcttccaacATCGAGTCGGTCAGCAAATCCTCAGGAAGCCTGTGGAGCACCAAGTACTTTGCGCCACTTACCAGTTTCCTCCTGTACAACCTCGCCGACTGGTGCGGGAGGCAGATCACCGCCTGGATCCAGGTGCCCGGCCCCAAGAGCAAGCTGCTGCCCGTCCTCGTCCTCCTCAGGACCgtcttcctccctctcttcatCCTCAGCAACTACCAACCCCGGGCTCACATCCAGACGGTGGTCTTCAACCAAGATGTCTACCCGGTGGTCTTCacggtgctgctggggctgagcaaCGGCTACCTGGGGACGCTGGTCATCATCTACGGCCCCAAGATCGTGCCGAAAGAGCTGGCCGAGGCGGCCGGGGTGGTGATGACGTTTTACCTCatgctggggctggctgtgggGTCCGCCTGCTCCGTTCTCATTGTCCACCTCATGTAGAGGAGCAGCCAGGGAGGGATGCCCTCGGTTTGCGGTGCTGCTGTTGGgtatttagggttttttttcccgAAAAAGCCAGGCATGTCACGGTTTTGGGGCAGGCTGCCTGTCTTGGGCGGGGGGGCATTGCATCCAGGGGGAAAGCCCTCCTTCTGGGAAGGGGTGTCCCCTGTGCTTGGGAGGTCCCGTTGGACGTTTGTCACTCCCCGGCTCAACCAAAGCAAATGGACCAAAAAAGCCTTGTGCTCCCCAGGGAGCTCAGGGAAGCACCGGGGGGGCACAGGGAAACTCGTCCCTCATCCCAGTGCCAGTGGGCAAGGGTGGCTTGCTGGTGCCACCACACCGGTTTTAAACTGAACGCGGGGCTTTTGACGGCACCTTGGGTTTCGCTGCCTCATTGTTACGAGTTTAGCCCTGCAGTGGTTTGGTGGTCGCGAGGGGATCCCCCTTCATCAAGCTGTGATGGTGGTGTTAAGATAAAGGGAATTTGAGCCCTGGAGCACCTTCAAGCAAGCTCCGGGAGCAGAGAGTAGCCACACGAGGGAGCAGGGCACTGTTTCGGGGGGGGGATTTCATACATTCGTGCCACAAAAAAGCATATATAAGGGAAAGCTCTCCGCTTGAACTTCtgcttgctttaatttttccagaTAAGATTGAATCAAGGGCTCATCCACCTCCCAGCACGGTGCTACTAGTGCTGGGGCTGTGTGTCGTGGCCAGCCGGAGACCGGTTCTCCTGCTGTGACCGCGGTTGTGGACACCGACTTACCTGTCTGCAGCTGAACCCCAAGGAAAGCGAAATGCTAAGTGGTCCTAACCTAAGGTTTTTAAGGTGCCTTTAGTCTGCGTGGAGGAAGGTCTATAAAAGCCAGGGAGAGGTATTAGAGAGGCTCTGACGTGATGTTCACAGCAGAAAGCTGATTAATTTACATAGACAGGCGGCATATGGTCTCCAGATGTTTTCAGAGGGGCGAGCTACTGTGACACCCAAAAATACAGCCCACCCGAAGAGGACTGGCTTTTAAAGTCACTTTAAATATGCAAATGCAGCCTGGACTGAATAcaataattgcatttattttctcaaattgGGTGGATTTATGGTCTAGGAGAGGTGAACTGGTAAGCAAGGATGTAATGGCATAACTTGGCATTGCAGCTGGTCCCTCAGGGCTACTATCTCTGGAAAATACTTCCTTTAAGACTGGGTTATTAGCAGGTGTTCTATTAGTGGGATGCTCTCTCAGCATCTCCCACTTGACGGAGTAGCGGCGAAGCTGCTGGGCTGGGTTGTGAGTCTGTCTCCCTGCTGCGCTGGATGTGGTGGTTAGCAAGAGGGAGGATGCGGGGCTGGTGCCTTTCCACCCGTGGGAACCCTGGCTTTGCTGGGACAACAGCAGGATCGACGGTGGTTATTGCCACGGGGTGACACGTTGGCTTGgtgggtgttgttttttttttttatataaatccTTTCCAGTGTTTAGTTTGGGCTTGTTGGCAATACACACGCAGTTTTGCTTTACGGctagtttttatttaaacataaaatccAGACATGAGTGGAAAATTTACAGGGCGTGTGGTACCAAGGAGCAGCTTTACGGCACGCGGCTTTGCACGTGCGGGCTCTTAATCCCGTCGCTTCGGTAGGTTTGCAGCCCTTTAGCCCCTGACTCTTGGCCAGGGGCTGCTTTGGCCGGCGTTGACCCAGGCGAAGGTCCACCTCGGCTTGAAGGGCAGCCCAAGGGTAGCaatgctggctggctggctgggtgcTGCTCATGGGGGTAAGCGATCCCATCGCCTCTGTGGGCGCTGGAGCGTTGCTTGGAGTGATGCGGTAGTCGGTCATGGCTGAAAAGCCCAAGCCAAGCTCATGTTGGCAACCAAAATGTCCCTTTGTGGCCTTCGATGCTTCACACTTGAGAGCTTCTTCAACTCATACGTTTTTCCCCCGGTTCCAGGTATGAGATTCTGCTTGTTTGCTGACTGCTTTGCACCTCTCCTGATCCTCTCCCTCATGGTCCAGACCAAATACCTCTTGAGACAGAACTTAATTATCCGGTACCATTGATAATAAAGTTAATTCTTGATACTGTGCAACTGCTGGTGTCTGGAGTGATTTCTCTTGGAGACACACTGATGCATGCAGTTTTAGCTTACGTTTTTCCTTCTGGTCATCCTTCTCTCCCAGCTTGGATTGTAAACTCAGAGAAAATCACTGACAAGAGCCGGGTGAAGGAGCCCCGAAAGAATTGCTTTGAAAGCTCGGTTATTCTAATTTAATATCTCCAAATGACCTGCAGGTAGGTGTGGAGAGCATACTTACTGCATCTGTAGGGGGAAGCAAGCAAAAAGAGAATTTATCCTTTGTCTTTGATGGTATTCAGCTAAGGAAAGTTAGAGAAATGAGTGGAAAAATCAATACAGGTTCAAATTGGGCAAGAATCAGGTCTGGGTATAAAGCAGGGACTGCTGGTGGGAGTGCGGCGGTACGGGGATGGATGCTGACAGGCAGACTGAGCCATGAGCGTGTGGGTGATGCCCCTGCAAAAGGGGACGGGTAATTTATAGAGTATTGCATATAACGGCAGGGAAGTAATTACTGCCGTATACTGCCTGGGCAAAGTCGCATCTGATGCCCTGTGTAGGCTGTATCGAAGAGCtcaaggtaagaaaaaaagcagaatgacGAGGGAAACGGTGGTTGCAAGGCAGAATGAAGGATCCTGTATCTCAGATGCATGAGTCGAGGTGCAACCACGGTTTCTTTCTTGATGGTTTTGAGTAATGTATCTTTGATAAGGAATGCAGCCTTCGACCCCAGTTTCCAGTTCAGGAATGTTGTGTGCTCTCTGCTCTACACAAGCATCGAGGTGGGACAGCCGGCAGAAATACTGCGGGGGTCAAAACCCTACTTGATGGCATTTAGTCAGGAGATTAcaccttctggtttttttttttgttctaggTCTGAAAGAGCTTTACAAGAGGCAGTTGCTCCCCAGGTCTTTGTTTGGACCTGGGACGTCTGAAGACCTCGGGTATGGGCAGGGTTGGGTGCTGAGCTGGGTCCATGGGTCTTCCTTGCCTGTCCAAACTGGCACTGCCAGGTTTTGTGTCTTTCTTTAGTTAATGCCATCCCTTCAGCTGCTTAAGAAAGACTAGCAGGGTTGTGAATGTTTTCACCatctttcagctgaagaaagcagGTTGTGAGGTGGCCGGCGGGGGAAGGACCACGTGCTGTCTGCAGGGCTCGGCCTCATCTCACCAGTGGGTGTAAAACGAGCGATGCCGGCGCTTGCAAAATTCATGAGGGTGGGCCCACGAAGTGAAACTAAATCAAAGATGGGCACGAATCCCTGCATGGTGCCAAGTGACAGAGCCACCGTTTGCCCAGCGCTCAGGGCCAGCATCGCTGGCAAAACAACCCGGAGGATGGAGAGTCCCCAGCTCTGCCGAGGGCTGGCAGCCTGGCACGGTCAGGATGCTGTGCCTGCCCCACGCTGGCTTCTCCAACGGCCTTTGGTGTTAAATCCAACTGGCCGAGGGGAAATGAAAGCTGTGAACTGGCAAAGCAACACCAGCAAGACGGGAGGGCgcggggagcgggagggggCTGGATGAAAGGGCGGAAAGTGGAGGAGACACATCTGTTGCAGCTTCTGCTCAAAGGAGACTAGCGGAGCCTATGCCTGACCTTTTTTTGTCTGCTCTCTCAGCTTAGTGGTGCCAGCTACTCCTCCCTGCTTCAGAGCTGGAGCATTTAAGTGTAGGCTTTCGGGgctttaaagcaaacaaacgCACTCTAGGAGGGAAGGAAACTTTTCTTGTGGATACTCATCTCCCATTAGTTGCAAGTGACtatccctctttctctctgagCTCCAAAGCCTTGTCTAGCCTGTCCCCACGCGGTGGAGTGCCCCACAGGGTGGAAATGCTGCCACCTTTCCATCTGTGATACCAGCCTTTGCATTATAGAGGCTTTGGCGCAGCATATCACCCTTTGGGAGGTGGAAGCGTCTTTGAAACAACCTCCTTATCCTTCAGCATCGCCTTGGTGGTGACCGAAGAGAAGCTCCGCTGCCTCTCGGCTGCTCCATTGTACGTGTTTTGGGGCAGGACTCATCCTTTCAGTGTTTTGCCGGGCTGCGCTGCAGGTCAAAAGCCCAGATGGCCAAACCGGGACTGCCTTTGGTGGCTCGACTGCGGGAGCGGGGGCTGCTAGGGTGGTGGTACGTGGTACCTGGCAGGGCGTCCGCCCGGCAGCGCAGAGCATCCCCGCGCATCTGCACCCGCGCCTGTCCCCGGCATCTCGACGAAGCTCTTAACGAGCTCTGGCGGTCCCCGTGGCCAGCCAGGGGCCAGCATGCATGACCTCGTTCTTAATTACCGCCTTGTGGCAGCTTCATTTGTATGGGCAGCGGGGTCCCCGGGCAGCGCCCTGCTCCGCACGGCCGCTCGGGCAGCGTGTGGGGAGCCGTCACCCCGCCACAGATGAGGTGATGCTCTCCGACCCTTGCTCCTCCAAAACGCTGCCGTCTCCCCCTCTGCAGCCACAGGAAAGGTATTTTCAAGGTATTTTAGCTCTTGgccctttttccccttcttgcgTGCTTGCGTGCGCGGGGTTGAAGCTTGTCAAGCCCCGCAGCTTTGCGGCGAGCGTCCTCCTGAAAAGGGGCGCGTGAGCCAAGGGCTCGAAATGCCGGCGGTCGTCTTCTTCGACGGGGGCTCGGGGAGGGCCACGGTCCCCAGCAGATGAGCCGAGCTGATCCTGCCCCTCTGCGGGCGccccagagaaaaaaaacctctgctttGAAACCTTGCCAGCCAGCTGCAGGCTTGCCCGGCTGCTGTTCTCCTTTTACATGTTTTATGGAGTAATTTGTACTATATTTACACGACGGTgataaacagtttttaaaatggaagcGAAGAAAACGCTGTTGAATGAATTGTTACAAAAAAGCCCTGTTTGCCATTccagcagggggaaaaaaagggataaaaatCACCATCCTAGGGACATGCTGTTCGTCAGATCtgggtattttttcccttgatttGTGTGCCTAATGTGAGAAGAAGAAGTCGCAGATGCATGCTGAATTCTGCAGGGAACATATGCATGCATTTAAATCATTTACAGCATTTACTGGTGCAATTGTAaagcacattatttttctgcatttgtaatTAGGCTCTAAACAGATGGTGAAGGACTGTAGCTTCTGATTAGACAGGCTTGTGCTCTGTTGGACGGCACTGTGAGAACAAACTGAGCTGAGAAAGTTTTCCTCCTAATTTATCACaccatggtggggggggggtgtagaGTATCTGGGGCTGGCTGAGCACGAATTCCAGCGTGCCCGTGGCAGGCTGGGCAAAGCTGAGCGAACCGGCGGGTCTGCTCCCTCTGCCATCCCTGCTCGCTGATGGATGGGGTgtacacaccccccccccagctcagcTTCGATTCCAGATTTTGTAACCCTGCCTCGCTCTACGCTGCACAGCTTTGGGTACCCAACAGCGCAGGATGGAGCGCCTGCTTTGACAAATGCTTTTAATATGAAGCAGAAGGCTTGGGTTTGAGAAGGGGCTTTAACGCGGGGGCAAGCTCCAGGCTTGCGGCTGCGTACGAGGAGCGAGCGCGCGTGCCTGGCGTCAGCTCTGCTCTTCGGCGTTGCCTTTTTTCTGCCGCCCTGGCGAGCCCTCGGCTCGGCGAGGTGGGTAGAGCTCTCCCGCACCTCTACTGGGGGCAACGCTGGGAGCTTCAACGGCAACGCGTGGTTGGCCCATTGGCTCTTCATCGCTAGGACCTGGCTCCCGTTGTAAATGCATCACCTCAGAGCCCTGCTAGCCTCCTTTTTTGACCttgaacagcagcaacagctctTCACAGCCAAAGCGCAAGTACCTCCATGCTGAGCCTGTGGTCCCTTGCGTGCACCCTCGCTCCAGCTGGTGAGGAGTCACCCCCCACTACCCTGTAGTCACACAGAGGAGAATTTATTAGGTGTTATTTGTACTTCTTCCTACAGTTTCTTATTGTCCTGGCTTACTTCCTTAAATTACAGGCGTGTGAACCCAGCCAAAATGGATTAAATGGAGAGGCAACTGGAAGAACAGAGCAACACAGAAGAGGAGCGCGCCGCGGGCCTGAGCAGCTCAGGTAGACCTATGGGGCTGGAAGTTGGGTGGCTGGGCGAGCAGCAGAGGTGCCTTCCATGTTTCCTCTGAGGCAACCGTGTGACCAAATTGACTTTGTGTCCCCTTTGCTTGTTCCGTCCCAGCTGTGCAAACTGCGATCACCTTCCCCcgggtttttgttttgctgctccCCTGGGTTACCATCAAATTTACACACAGGGGTGCCCAAGAGCTGACCAAGAAGGAGGTCATCTTCTGCTTGGCACAGCCCTCTGGGCAGTCCCggacccccccaaaaaagtggACAACCCAGGCACTGCAGGGAAGGTGACACAGCAAAAGGGTATGGTGACATGCGATGGAAGGGCACgtccagcccagcctgggcaggCGAGATGCGGAGAGCTGTCGTGTGGGTGCTGTGCCTGTAGATGGCACCTTTTACTCTGCCTccgctgaggaggaggaaagaaaaactgagattaaaaaaaataaaccaaccaaCTGGCTGGTAAGGTAGGGCTCCAAGCTAAGAGAAAGATGCTTTTGGTACGTGGCATGAAGTGACTCAGGGTAGTCATCCTCCGGGGAGGAAAGAACCCAAAGCTGTCCCCCTCTCACCGTCACGGCCTGTCGCGATCGTCGCCAAACGGTCGCTACTCTCTGAATTTACTAACGTTCCCTAGCAGTAGGATATTACACCCAGGGCTGTTTcaaaagccagcaaaaagcACCCCCAGCTGCTCCGAGAGTTGGTATGaaggtggtttgggtttttttttttatcctcttaACCCCTTCTGGATATAACAAGCCCTGCCAGGGGCCACTGGGCACTCTCAGTGTCCTTAGCAGGGGACACGTCCTGCCCACTTCCATGAGTACGGCTGGGGCTACAAAGGGAGACGATGCATTTTGCAAACGGGCTGCTTCGGGGTCTGCAAAGGGCAGAGCTTCAGGGCTTCAGCCAGCTctgtttggggtggtttttggCTGCAAGGCTTTTTGGAGCTCACACCTTGACCCTTCTGGCTGCGTGTTATCACCATGCTGCAGCTCCGGCTCTCCAGTTCCCGTTGTCCTGGCCCAGCTGGGGATGCTTAGGCCAGGGTTAGCTCAGCTGGACCCATCTCTAAATGTGAGCTGGCAGATCCCCGATGAAGGACGCCACGTGAATTGGGCATGTGTTACAAGTGTGCGCCCAGCTCCTGCCCGTCCCACCCTCTTTAAACACATTTGCTTTGCCCTCCATATGGACTACCACCTTACAAAGATGCAATTTGAAACGCAGTACTTCtatatttctaaaagaaaaaaagaaaccagctgcattttcagcgcttttcttctacagagagagaaaacgCGAGCAATCCCTTAACTTTGCTCAGATTCTTCTCCAGCCTCCTTCCCTCATAAATTCCTAAACAAACAGCATGATCCTAATATTAGCCTTAAAATTC is a genomic window containing:
- the SLC29A3 gene encoding equilibrative nucleoside transporter 3 translates to MHPAAGSFPPDEEPLIEESTVNRYSRQKPSDRLHGTYVIFFLLGIGSLLPWNFFITAKHYWMYKLQNCSDQAGPAGQAAASDLRDFFESYISIASTVPSVLCLIGNFLLVNKVPASVRILSSLFVMLAVFLVITVLVKVDTSAWTTGFFALTIGCVVIVSSASTVFASSIFGLSSCFPMKNLQALISGQAMGGTISAVASLIDLAAAADVTDSALAYFLTADIFIVICVTVYLLLPRLEYSRYYMSSQKESPSLATVPPGSSVENEAEPGGTANTPFLAKSTGIPPLRPILQKTGLLGFCLFYVFFISIIIFPSLSSNIESVSKSSGSLWSTKYFAPLTSFLLYNLADWCGRQITAWIQVPGPKSKLLPVLVLLRTVFLPLFILSNYQPRAHIQTVVFNQDVYPVVFTVLLGLSNGYLGTLVIIYGPKIVPKELAEAAGVVMTFYLMLGLAVGSACSVLIVHLM